DNA sequence from the Thiobacillus sp. SCUT-2 genome:
GTGGTCTGGTGCCGGCGATCGAAGCCGCCGACGCCATGACCAAGGCCGCCGAGGTGCGCCTGATCGGCCGCCAGTTCGTCGGCGGTGGCTACGTGACCGTGCTGGTGCGCGGCGAAACCGGCGCGGTGAACGCCGCGGTGCGTGCCGGCGCCGACGCCTGCGAGCGCGTGGGTGACGGCCTGGTCGCCGCACACATCATCGCCCGCGTGCACAACGAAGTCGAAAACATCCTGCCGACCGCCGCTGCGGCCTGAGCGGACTGAACGCAACTTTTTTTAGGAGATAGGAAAAATGGCTACTGGAATGACTGGCATTGCCCTCGGCATGATCGAAACCCGCGGACTGGTTCCCGCCATCGAGGCGGCGGACGCGATGACCAAGGCGGCGGAAGTGCGCCTGATCGGCCGCCAATTCGTCGGCGGCGGCTACGTGACGGTTCTGGTTCGCGGCGAGACCGGTGCGGTCAACGCGGCGGTGCGCGCCGGTGCGGATGCGTGCGAGCGCGTGGGTGACGGCCTGGTCGCCGCCCACATCATCGCCCGCGTCCACAGCGAAGTCGAAAACATCCTGCCGACCGCTGCCGCAGCCTGACCGGAGACCACCATGGACATGATGGTGGATAGGGTCGAGGAAAAAAGGCAGATCATGCCCGGCACGGGCACCGGCATCGCGCTGGGCATGATCGAAACGCGCGGACTGGTTCCCGCCATCGAGGCGGCGGACGCGATGACCAAGGCGGCGGAAGTGCGGCTGATCGGCCGCCAGTTCGTCGGCGGCGGCTACGTCACCGTCCTCGTGCGCGGGGAAACCGGCGCGGTCAACGCGGCGGTGCGTGCCGGCGCGGATGCCTGCGAGCGTGTGGGCGACGGGCTGACCGCCGCCCACATCATCGCCCGCGTGCACAACGAGGTCGAACACATCCTGCCGACGCAGCCCAGCGCAGGCGGGGCGGGGCGTGACGGCGACGTGACCGGCATGGCTGCCTAGCGAAGGGAGGCCGCATGGCAATCGATCCACGGCTGTTGGGATATCTGAACCGGGCACTGGGCCATGAAATGGCGGCCGTCCAGCAATACATGGCCCAGTCCAGGCTCTGCGACCACTGGGAACTGGCGGACTACTGCGCGCATTTCCGGCAGGACGTCACCGAGGAGCTCGGCCACGTGCAAAGCCTGATGGATGCCCTGCTCCGGCTCGGTTCCGCGCCGAACGCGACTCAGTTGCCGCCGGTAAGGCTCGGCCGCAACCTGGGCGAGATGATCGCGATCGATCGCGTGCTGGAAGTCGAGGCGATCCGGCTGTACGAGGAAGCCGCCGCCTACTGTGCGCGCGTGCGCGACTTCGCGCACCACGGCCTGTTTGCAGGCATTCTGCGCGACGAGTTGATGCATCTCGACGAGCTCGGCAAGATGGAGGCTGACTTGCCCGAAAAGGAACAGCGTTATGCCTGACGACAACAACCCCATTCCGCACTGGCAACGGCAGGACCTGCCGCCGATGCTGACCCGGCGCTTCGAATTCGAATCCTATGCCGAGACGCGGCGCTTCCTGGACGGCGTGGCCCAGCTCGCGGAGGAAGCCAGGCTTCACCCGAACCTGAGTTTCGGCAAGACCTACGTCAGCGTGACGATCGACGCCGACGGCAAGAAAGTCGGCCCCGACTGCGTCGCGCTGGCCCAGAAGATCGACGGCCTGGTCGCGCCGGCGACCTGATCGCCCATGCCTGGCCTGCGCATCGCGGTCGCGAACCAGAAAGGCGGCACCGGCAAGACGACGCTGGCGCTCAATCTGGCGGCGGGCCTGCAGCGGCGCGGCAGCACGCTGGTGCTCGATGCCGACCCGCAGGCGTCGATCAGCCAGTGGGCGGCCCTGGGCGACGACAACGGGCACCTGCCCGCCGTCCAGGCCGTGGCGCAGGACGACGTGCCCGCCCGCATTGCGCAGGGCACGCGCGGACACCGCTACGTCGTGGTCGACTGCCCGCCGACGCTGCAGACCGCAACCGTGGGCGACGTGCTGAACAGCGTGGACGTGCTGCTGGTGCCGATCCAGCCCTCGCCCGTGGATCTCTGGGCGAGCGTGGACATCACCGCGGCGGTGCGCGACTCGCGCCGGCACAATCCGCGGCTCAAGGCCTTCGTCGTCCTGAACCAGCTGGACAGCCGCAACGCGCTCTCGCGTTCCATGCACGAAGCGCTGGCCGAGCTGGAATTTCCCACCCTGCGCGCCGGCCTCGCGCGGCGCGCCGCCTACCGCAGCGCCGCCGTGGAAGGCACCAGCGTGTACGGGCTCGGCCACCGCGGCAAGGCGGCCGCCCGCGAAGTTGAAGCCCTGATCGAGGAGTTACTGCAATCATGAACAAGACATCCAGCAAGCTCGCCGCCGGCGTGCGCAAGGTGAAGGCGCAGCAGGAAAGCGTCGTCACGAGAACCGCGCCGCCCAAGGCCGCGGCACCCGCTCCCAAGCCCGCGCCGGCACCGACGCATCCGGACCGCGTGTGGCCTGACTGAGCGGCTGCCGCCGCCCGCCGCCCCGGTCGGCCCGCCCGCCATCCCCGGCGCGGCGGGCGGGCGATGATTCGCTTCCGCCGCGCGCCCATTTTCCTGCCGGCACCGGCTTGGCCGGATCGCTCAAATGATGTAGCTTGTAGATGAAGACTTTCCGGTCATTTTTCATCGAACTGCCTGCAGGGGATTCGGGTGGACAGACTCCGCTTTTGCGCATGGCTCCTGGCAGGCCTCACGTTGGCCGTCTCGCCGTTGCCCGTGCGGGCGGAAGCGTCCCCACCCGCGACGACCGGGATGGACGTCGCGTCCGCCGTGAAAGCGGCCGGCCACCAGCGCATGCTCTCGCAGCGCATGGTGAAGTCCTACCTCATGCTGGGGCAGGGCATCGCGCCCGATGACGCGCGGGCCATCCTGCAGGGATCGATCACCCAGTTCGAATCCCAGCTCGCGACCCTGAAAACCTTCCAGCCGACGCAGAAGGTGCGAAATGCGCTCTTTCTTATGGAAGGCGCGTGGGCGAGATGCAAGCCGCTGCTGACCGCCGCTCCCAGCCAGGCCGGCGCCGCCGAACTCTACGACGCCAACGAGGCGCTGCAGCAGGCCGCGCACAGCACCGTGCTGGCCTACGTGGACGTCAACAGCGAGGCCATCGATCACCTGGTCGGCGTGGCGGGGCGCCAGCGCATGCTCTCGGAGCGCATGGCCAAGTTCTATCTCTATCGCACCTGGGGCCTCTACGAT
Encoded proteins:
- a CDS encoding 4a-hydroxytetrahydrobiopterin dehydratase, with the protein product MPDDNNPIPHWQRQDLPPMLTRRFEFESYAETRRFLDGVAQLAEEARLHPNLSFGKTYVSVTIDADGKKVGPDCVALAQKIDGLVAPAT
- the parA gene encoding ParA family partition ATPase, coding for MPGLRIAVANQKGGTGKTTLALNLAAGLQRRGSTLVLDADPQASISQWAALGDDNGHLPAVQAVAQDDVPARIAQGTRGHRYVVVDCPPTLQTATVGDVLNSVDVLLVPIQPSPVDLWASVDITAAVRDSRRHNPRLKAFVVLNQLDSRNALSRSMHEALAELEFPTLRAGLARRAAYRSAAVEGTSVYGLGHRGKAAAREVEALIEELLQS
- a CDS encoding ferritin-like domain-containing protein, with product MAIDPRLLGYLNRALGHEMAAVQQYMAQSRLCDHWELADYCAHFRQDVTEELGHVQSLMDALLRLGSAPNATQLPPVRLGRNLGEMIAIDRVLEVEAIRLYEEAAAYCARVRDFAHHGLFAGILRDELMHLDELGKMEADLPEKEQRYA
- a CDS encoding BMC domain-containing protein, with product MANAMTGIALGMIETRGLVPAIEAADAMTKAAEVRLIGRQFVGGGYVTVLVRGETGAVNAAVRAGADACERVGDGLVAAHIIARVHNEVENILPTAAAA
- a CDS encoding BMC domain-containing protein, with protein sequence MTGIALGMIETRGLVPAIEAADAMTKAAEVRLIGRQFVGGGYVTVLVRGETGAVNAAVRAGADACERVGDGLVAAHIIARVHSEVENILPTAAAA
- a CDS encoding type IV pili methyl-accepting chemotaxis transducer N-terminal domain-containing protein; this translates as MDVASAVKAAGHQRMLSQRMVKSYLMLGQGIAPDDARAILQGSITQFESQLATLKTFQPTQKVRNALFLMEGAWARCKPLLTAAPSQAGAAELYDANEALQQAAHSTVLAYVDVNSEAIDHLVGVAGRQRMLSERMAKFYLYRTWGLYDAPADMELHLARAHFTAVLIQLERSPLASAQTRAAVALVRREWEPYQQALFGSRDLVKMRREAPRVAALSERVLWATGELVAQLAARPQGASR
- a CDS encoding BMC domain-containing protein, with amino-acid sequence MDMMVDRVEEKRQIMPGTGTGIALGMIETRGLVPAIEAADAMTKAAEVRLIGRQFVGGGYVTVLVRGETGAVNAAVRAGADACERVGDGLTAAHIIARVHNEVEHILPTQPSAGGAGRDGDVTGMAA